TCGTCGGCCGGTCGATCCACGAACGCAACGCCTGGACCGACGTGCTGAACCTGGCTCAGATCGAGTTGCTCACTCGCTACAGAGATGCGCCCGAACAAGACCGCCAGCGCCTCGGGGCGGCGCTACAGGCCAGCGTCAACGCCATCGCAGCCGCCATGCAGTCGACCGGCTGAACAAGACCGCTACTCGCTCAGCACGAAGCCGCGGTCGTCCCAGATCTTCTGGAGGCGTTGCTCAATGCCACCGCCGGGCGTGAGTTCGCGGCCGCAGGCAACCAGCAGGTCGACCAGGCCATCAAAGTCGCTCAGCGCGATCTGCTCGCTGCCGATCGCCGGTGGCGTGGTATTCGTGCCGGCCTGCACGGCGGCAAGGTCGGCCATGTTGTGGTAGTTGCCCAGCGGCAGGCACACGCACGTCGCTTCGTACCCGGCCGCGCAGAACACCGTCGCCTCGCACGCGCCGCCGGCCATGAGCTTGCGCTGCCAACGCCACTTGGGCATGTCGGCCTGCTTCTGCGCCGCCGTAGGCGTCGCCGGACCACCGGCAATCGCTTCGGCACGCGCCGCAACCGCCGCCGTCAGCCGCGGCGTGAAGACCGTCAGCCGATCTCCGACCCGCACGATGGGTCCACCGCCGATCGGCGAATCATCGAACGCCCGGCTGTTCTCCAAGGCGATCACGGGCGAGTCTTCGGGGATCGTCTTGCTCCGGCATGCGCCGATAGCTCCGACGAAGCCGATCTCCTCAGCCCGCGTAAAGAACACGCGCGCATCGCGCCCGATGGACTCGCCCTCGGACTTGAGCTTCAACAAGGCATCGAGCGACGCCAGTGCGGCAGCCGCCGCCGCAAGATCATCGCACGCCGGAGCGTGCAGGATGCCCTCGGTAACGAACGCATCCGGCAACGCCCACGTTGCGATATCTTCGGTGGACAGGCCCTCCGTCGTGTGGCCCTCGTCCAGCCTCGCTCGATATCGGCTGAACAACTCGTTGTCCGCGGACTGCGGCACGACCCGTTCCACGATGGTGGCGGGCATGCACTCGCCCTGCGCCGGGTGGACGTGCACCCGAGCATCCTTGAAGTAGTCCTCCATCACGCCACCGCGGAACGCGAGCACCAGTTCCTGCTCACCCTCGATCGCATCGACTGCAAACCCAGGATGATCCAGGTGGGCTGTGATGTAGACCGGGTCGCCCGGGGCGAACGGCTCGGTCCGCCGGATCGTCATGTTGCCGTGGACGTCGGTCGAGATCGTCAGTTCGGGCCGCTGCGAAACCCAGTCCCGGATCCACCGGATCACGCGGCCCTCTCGGCCGGCCACCGTGGGGATGCTGGTCAACGTGGCCAGCCAGTCGTGATGCACCTGGCGAGCCTCGGCGGACAGTTCGGGTGTCTGCGTTGTCGTCATAGATCAGCATAGGTCGGCAGGCCCCGGGCCTTCGCCGAACCTCGGAACCGCAGCATTGGTATCGCCTGGCCATGGCGTGGCGGTCGCGACGCAAACACCGGTGTGAAGCCGTGGCGACAGCGAGCCACGTGATTTAGCGAGATCGGGTTCCTCGACTCGCGTTCGGTTGGCGCCGTCCTGGAGCGTGGGCGTGCAGGTCATTCGCCGGCGGGCGCTCGATCCGGGAGATCTGCTGCTCTTCGGAACGAGACAGGGCGCCGGCCGCGTCGTTCGCGGTGGCGCCCTGCTGGTGCTTCTCACCCTGGCATCGCTCGCCTGGGGCCTGACCCGGCGGCGTATCGACACGTCGTCGCGCCCCGATTAGCGTGTGCCGACGGCGACCTCGACGCCGGGTTCCCAGGTCGCCACGACCATATTGCCGGCGACCATCGCCTGGATGTTCACCCCACCACTCACGCGGTAGATGAAGTACGTCTCCTGCACGGCCCGGCTCTGGCTCACCGTGAAGGGCAGTCGGCTGAGGTCGGTGATGGGCTGACCGGGCGTAAACCCGATGTACGTGTTCGCATCCTCGATGCAGATGTAGCCCACCGGCGGATAGAGCTGGCCCTGATCATCCACCAGCATGGGCGCCTGGTTGCCGTCGAGGTTCTGGAACACAGGACCATTCAACGCCAGCGGCGAGTCGCGACCGACATCGACCTGGACGATCCGCACGTCGCGCGACTGGGCAAAGCCGCCCACCCGAAGGGCCGGGTCGATGAACTGGCCCCGCAGCGAGTTGGAAGTGTACTGCTCGATGCCACCCACGATGGTGTAGTAGCGATCGCTGTCGCCCTTGAACACTTCCAGCCCGCGCTCGGTGCCCTTCTTGATCAGCAGCCGACCGGGCAGCGTGTTCTGGAGGTACATGTAGTACTCGGACGGATCCAGTTCCTCACGGCCACGCATGGTCTCCAGTCGCACCGCCATGCTGGCGTCCATGTCGGCCAGATCGACGCCACCGTACTCGAACGTCGGCACCGCGTCATCGCGCGCCGTCGTGGTCGAGAAGGTCATATCCGGCTGCTTCTCGAGCTGCTGGCGAGCACCGCGGATGTAGATGGCAATCGGCCGATACCCGCGAGGCAGCGCGAAATCAAACGCCATGATGGCCTTGGCCCCACCGCCGACCGACGCGATGAACGTCTCGTCGGCATCGAAGCGGAACCGTGCCAGCGTCGGCTCTTCGGCATCGGCCTGGCTGATGACCGCCGAGGGATGGAACGCCCGGGTGTACCCGGTATCCCCCTGCTCGGCCACGAGCCGCACCTGCGCGTTGCCCAGCACGATCTTGGCGCCACCACCCAGTTCGCGGGCCAGCGCGTCGAACTCAACGACCACGCCGGCGACGTAGCCGTTGGAGATCTCCTCGCCATCCAGGCCTATTACGCGCTGCTGCACGTTCTGCCAGCGGTCTCGCATGAGCTCCTGGATGCTTCCACCGCGATCGATGTCGCCCAGCGCGTACCACTGGATGACCTTAAACTCCTCGGGCCGAGACGCATTGCGGCTTTGGCCGGCGAACGTCGTCCTCATGGCCGAACCCATCTCGTGGAAACCAGGATGCCACTTGGCCAGCGGCTGGCTCGTCGCCAGTGAACCGCGCGACATCCACGAATACAGCTCCGCGGTCCATTCGTCGACGTAGGGGCGGAATGGCGAGGAGTTGCGCACCACGCTACCGCGAGCGCCGCCGCCTTCCTGCGTGAACACCAGGCCCTGGACGGGCTTGTCGGGCCCGAAGCGCATCATGCTCAGCGACATCAGGATGAAGCCCACCGTGATAACGCCCGTGCCCAGGCCGCACACGCCCGCGCCAACGTACTCAACGTTCTCGTGGAACTTAAGGTTATTGGGCACGATCTTGTCGACCACGACCCGGAACAACGCCAGCGAGATCGCAAAAGACAATCCCAGCGACACGCCGTGGGCCGTATCACGAAGGATCGTCCCGATGCCGCGGCTGGGAGCCTGGCTGAGCACCAGCATCGTCAGCGGCTCGTAGACCGCAAAGGCCACCGCACCCGCGGCAAGCACGCACAGCAGGTGCAGGAACGCACTGAAGAATCCGCGGATTACCCATACCCACGTGAAGATGAGCACGGCAGCCAAGGCAAAGACGGTAAAAAGCATCGCAAAACTCCTTGCGGGCAGGCTGTTCAGGCGCCGGCGGCTGCGGCGGGCTTGGGCGACGAGGCAGACTTGCTCTTGGAAGAACCAACCGTCACGCGGATCACCTCGTCCACGCTGGTCTCGCCTTCCACGGCCCGGATGATGGCGGCCTGCTGAATCGTGGGCACGCCCTGCTTGCGGAATGCAGTGGCCAGGGCGTTCATGTCGCCCTGCTCAATCGCTGCCTTCTCTTCCGATCCGATCTCGAACAACTCGAAGACGCCGATCTGGCCCACGAAGCCCGTGCCGCCGCTCTCTGGGCACGGCACCATCTTCTTGTTGACTTCCACGTGCGTCCGATGGCGGTACAAAGTCTTCACCTTCTCGGGCGACAGTCCCAGCTTCTTCAGCATGTCCGGACTGGGCACGTACGCCTCGCGGCTCGACTTGGCCAGGGCCCGCACCAGTTTGCCCGCCAGCACGCCGCGCAGGGCTTTCGCGGCCAGCGCATTGTCGTGCAACGCCCGGCGATAGATCTCCACGGCCTGAAGTGCGTTCTCGGCGGGAATCGAGAGATACACGCGTGTGTGATCCAGGTCGCCCTTGGCCGACTCAACCGCGGTGGCCTCATCGACCAGTTCGGCAACACCGACGACGCTGGGGTCACGACGAAGGATCGAACGGAGCAGCGTCGCGTGATCCGGTCCGCCGCCGGTGGGGCTCCAGTCGTTCTGGCGGATGCCTTCCAGCGTGTCCTGCTGTTCGAGCTCGATCGTCTGGATGTTCGACGTGTACGCGTCGTGCATCTTCAGAACGCTGTAAAGAAGCGTGGTTCGGCCCATGCCCTTGGGCGCGGCCAATAGAACGACGCCGGTGCCATCGTCCACGAGCTTCTGGAGCAGCTCGCGCTGCTGGGGCAGCAGCCCGAGGTTCTCGCCCTTGCGGCGAACGGACTTGGCGGGGTCGACCACCATCGTCAGCTTCAGGCCCTGCTGGCCGCCACTGGTGATGATGCGAAGATGGTGCCGCTCGCCACCCTTGGAGATGTCCGGCTCGCCCACCTGCCGACGACGCTCGCCCGGCTCGAGGCCGGACGCACTCTGCCAGAACGCGATGACGCGCATGGCGTCCTGCGGCGCCATCGGCTCGCCCACGACCGAGCGCAGACCGTCCACCGTGTGAGCGACCACGTATCCCTTGTCGCCGGCCGGCAGCAACTCGATCTTGTGGGCCCGCGCCGCCACGCCGTCGATGTAGAGCTTCTCCGCCGCCGCTCGCACGACCATCTCGTTGGTGCCCTCTTCGGGCGCCTCCATCGAAACGCCGTCCGGCTTGACGATCGAAAGCTGCACGCCGGTGACCTTGCGCGCCTCGCGGGCCTCCTTGCGCGCCTCCATCCAGCTGGCGATGTTCATCGTCAGCTTGTGCTCTTCGGGCACGCGTTCGTCCTTGTTGGCCGATTGCACGTACATGAAGGGCGGCACGGCGAGCAGCAGGGCCACGACCGGCACCGCCGCGAGGAACGCCACGATGCCCGTCAGCGGATTGAGCACGATGACGGCGATTGCCAGCAACGCCGTCACCATGTATGCCAGGTTCCACTTCTCGCGTGGCAGATAGAACCTCGCCGCGTGCTTGTCGGCAACGCTGGAGACGAACCATCCCCAGACCGCAAACATCGCCACGAAGATCAACGCCTTCCACCACGAGGCGAGCACGAACGCGGTGGCATCGGCAAGAACCGCCGATGGCGCGGGGGTGAGCAAGAGCTGGGTCAGATCCACGAGTGGCGTTCCTTTATCGTGTCAAGGGCCAGTCGGCTGAAAAGCCCAGCCGTCCAACGACGCCGGGCGGATTGGATAAACTGCATCAGCGCTTCTGCGACGCGCCGCCGAACTTCTTCAGACGCATCTGGAGGTCGTCCTTGTTGGGGCTGCTCTCCATGGCGATACGCTGGTGGATGTACTCTTCCTCGATCAGCTTCACGAGCCAGGCGTTGAAGTCCACCATGCCCTGCTGCTGGGCTTCGATCGAGTTGAGGTACTCGCGAAGCTCGCCCTCACGCTCTTCCAGGATGTGCTTCTGCACGACAGTGTCGTTGATCAGGATCTCGATCGCAGGGATACGCGGGATGTTCTCGTGCAACGTGGGCAGCAGCTTCTGGTACACGAACGCGCGCATCTGGTAAGCCAGCATCCGCCGGATGCCCTCGACCTCTTCGGTCTCGAACAGGCCGTAGATACGGCTGAACGTCTGCGTCGTGCTCGAGGCGTGGATGGTTCCGTACACCAGGTGGCCCGTCTCGGCGGCGTTGAGCGCGGCCTCGAACGTGTCCTTATCGCGCATCTCGCCGATGAGCACGGTGTCGGGGTTCTCGCGTACAAGCGCCTTGAGGGCGATCTTGAAGTCCAGCACGTCGATGCCAATCTCGCGCTGGTTGATGGTCGCCTTCTTGTCGTGGAAGATGTACTCGATCGGATCCTCGATCGTCACGATGTGGATCGGCTTGCGCTGGTTCACGTAGTCGATCATCGAGGCGATCGTGGTCGACTTACCCGAACCGGTCACGCCGCTGAGCAGCACGATGCCCTGGGGCTGCAGGGCGATCTGGCCCATGACCTCGGGTAGGTGCAGCTTCTCGAAAGGCAGGATGTTGCTGGTGATCAGGCGGGCCGCCAGGGAGATGTGACCGCGGGCCTTGAACAGGTTCATGCGGAAGCGGGCGCTCTCGTCGTAGTCATACGCGAAGTCGACGCTGCCGTAGTGGGCGAGGTCCTTGAGCTGGTCTTCATCCAGCGTCACCTTGATGATCTCCGCCCAGTCCTCGGCCGTCACCGGCTTGGTGTCCAGAGGCTTCAGGGCGCCGCGCATCCGCAGCTTGGGCGGTTGGTCGGTCTTGATGATCAGGTCCGATGCGCCGAACTTGATACACGCCTTGAGGAACTCGCCAAGCCGGGTCGCGTGCGGGTCGCGCTGCCCGCCGAAGATGTCCGCGATCGGGGCCGTATGGCCCTCGGTTTCATCGCCCTGGACCGCCGTGTGTGCACTGCTCATGCTCTGCCAACTCCCGTCGCCGCCGGGCGACGCAAAAACCGAAGCATCGTTTCCGGCCTCCAGAAGAGGCCTACCAGATCCGACACGGGCAGGTTGCCCGACCGCCACGAGGGCTGGGGTTCGCCCCTACGGCATACGCAGGATCGAGCCCTAAATGTAGCGCCACTCACCCCCCCGACCGTTACCGACGATGGCCCATTCTTTGCTCTGAAGAGTCAGATTCCGGGTTCTCGTCGACGATGGCAGCCGGTCGGGGCCTTTCGTGGACCCTGTTCGTAGGCGCGCGGGGGCGAGTTCCCCAGCCGCGCGCCCCCGTTGGGCGCACGAAAAGGGGCCCGCGCGGGCCCCTCAAGTCGTCGGCGTCCTGGGCGTCAGGCGGTCGGTGCGACCTCGCCCGCCTCGGCGTTCTGCTCTTCCTCTTCCTGGTTGACGCCCAGGAAGTTGGCCTCGAGCTCGACGCGCAGCTTCTCCATCGCCTTGTTCTGGATCTGGCGGACACGCTCCTTGGTGACGCCGATGATCTGCCCGACCTGCTCAAGGGTCATGGGCTTCTCTTCGCCGCTCTCCAGCCCGAAGCGGTGCTCGATCACGGTCCGCTCCACGTCGGTCAGGTCGGCACGGTTATCCATGACGATCCGCTTGACCTCCTCGGCCGCGTCACGCTCGAAGTCGGCCCGCTTGGTCTCCAGGAAGTTGGACTTCTCCAGCTTCGGATCGAAGTCGGTCGGGAAGCGCTGGCGGTACTTGCTCAGCTTCATGCCCTGGCGGCTGAAGGCCTTCAGGATCGCACGACAGGCGTACGTGCTGAACTTGTAGCCGCGACCAGCGTCGAACTTGTCCACCGCGCGGAGCAGGGCCATGTTGCCCTCGCTCACCAGGTCGGCAAAGTCGACTTCGCTCATGCGGGTCCGCTTGGCCATCGCCAGCACGAGAGCCAAGTTGGTCTCGGCGATCTGCTCGCGGATCAGGTCGGCCCGACGGTACCACCACAGGATCTTCTCGGCCTGCTCGGGGTTCGGCTTGCGGTTGGGGTTCTCCCAGACCTCCTGCTGGAGCATCCACACGCGATGCCGCGCGTAGTTGAACTGGTGGAACAGCACCTTTTCCTCGGCCGCCGTCAGGATGACCTGCTGGCTGCTCTTGACGGTACGGGTCCGCGTGGCCGACAGGTCGTCCATCACCGGGTGATACCACGCGGTATCGGGCTTCTGGATCTCGGGCGCCTCCTCGTAGATCTTGCCCTCGGCGCCGTCCTCGTAGAAGGCCGGGCTGTCGATGTAGTCCATCTCCTGGGCCATGATCTGGTCGAGCAGCCGCTCATCGTCGGGGCTCAGGCGACGGCGGGCGCCGCGCGCTACGACACCCTGACCGGCAATGCCGGCGTGCTGCCTGCGCCGAGCCTGCTCCAGCGGGCTCGGTCCTTTGCCACGATTCTGCCTCATCGGTCACTTCCCTTCGCACTGGCCGGAACCCTTCAGGGTCCGGGCCGTGCGGCGACCCGCCAAGGGTCTTGCCATGCCGCACGTCATGCTGCCTTGCACTCGGGACGGATCACACCGGCCCGCGCGAATAACCCAACACCACTGGGTACGGCCTTGTTCGCCCGAGTGATACCAAAACCCGAGCGGCCGAACCACAATCACCACCCCGCCTCCCTCAAACGAGGGATTCGGGCCCCATCAAGACTCGTACGGTCCTCCTACCGCCGAGACACGCAAAACACGGGTTTGCCCGTATACGAAAACACGGTTGAACCCTTGCTCGGTTGTCTTCGGCTCCGTCAGCGGCCTTCGCTTCGCCCTGGCTCGCTGCCCGTCGGAGACGCACCCATGATATACGACATGCGCAAAGAAAAAGTTTCCTCGCGGGCCGCGATCACAACCGAATTCGCCGACGAGTTGACTTTCGGACCCCACGACCTCGGCAGCGGATCGTGTCATCGCGTTCCCTGCGACGACCCGCGCGAGCACTCACGTCAAGATAACGGCAAATTTCGGTTCTGTCTATGCGTTTTGTCCAGATTTGTTTGGCGGTTATCCCTAATCGGCTCCCTTCGCTATGATCTGAAATGGCCAGCCCCAACCGCCGCACTGGCTGGAAAAAAAATGCGATCGTGACAGGGGTCGTCCTGTCGCCGATCGCGGTTTTGATCGTGTTGTTCTGGCTTTTGAACCGGGCGTACCAGGCCGAACTCGAATCCGGCGCGACCTCCCGGCCGGCGGATCAGCCCCGCGCCTTGCCGTAGAGCTCGCCCACCTTGTTCCAGTTAACGACGTTCCACCACGACTTCACATAGTCGGGGCGGCGGTTCTGGTAGTTCAGGTAGTAGGCGTGCTCCCAGACGTCGATGCCCAGGATCGGGGTGTGGCCGTCCATCAACGGGCTGTCCTGGTTGGGGGTGCTGGTCACCTGGAGCTTGCCGCCCCCGTCGACGACCAGCCAGGCCCAGCCCGAGCCGAAGCGGCCCGCCGCGGCATCGGCAAAGTCCTGCTTGAACTTGTCGAAACCCCCCAGGTCGCTCTCGATGGCCTTGGCGAGATCGCCCTGGGGCGATCCCCCGCCGTCGGGGCTCATGACCTGCCAGAACAGGCTGTGGTTGGCGTGGCCGCCGCCGTTGTTGATCACGGCCTGCCGCTTTTCCTGCGGCACGTCGTTGATATTGCGAAGCACTTCTTCGATGGGCTTGCTGGCCATCGGCGAGCCCTCAAGGGCCTTGTTGACCTTGTCGACGTATCCCTGGTGGTGCTTGCCGTGATGGATCTCCATCGTCTTCGCGTCGATGTGCGGTTCGAGCGCGTTCTTGGGATAGGGCAAATCGGGCAGTGTATATGCCATGATGAACTCTCCTTCATATCCGGGCCCATGCGGCCGGTCCGGGCTCGTCGCGCTGCATGAGGCGCGACCGCCATGTATGGGCCATGATACGGGCTGACGCCGGGCTCGTGCGTTGCACCCCGAAGTTGCTGGTTGTCTGCAGTCGGGGAACGGAAAACCCCCCGCCGTCGAGGCGAGGGGCATGGTCGAATCAAAACGTGTGCGACGCGCCAGGCTTACTCGCAGCCGGCGTCGAACTCGTTCTGGAATGCGAGGAAGTCGAAGAGCGTCAGCGAACCATCGCCATCGAAGTCCGCGAGCGGATCACCGGCATCGAAGGCGTTCTGGAACGCCAGGAAGTCGAAGATGGTCAACTGGCCATCGCCGTCGAAGTCGGCGCGGCAAGGCTCGCCACCGGCGAACACCATGTCGTCGGCATCGAAGATCTCACCCACCGCCGTCCCGCCGTAGCTGGGCGACGCGATGATGCGCACTTCGCTCACCGGCTCGCTGCTGGTGAAGCCCAGGAACGTGTCGTCGAAGCCCGTGGCGTAGTCAAACACATCGGCCACGCCCTGATCGGTCTCGATCGCGATGCCGATGCCCGACGCGGCGCCGAAGGTCTCCCAGCCGAACGCCTGGATGGGGCTGTCGAACGTGAAGACGTACTCGACGTGACCGGTGGCCGGAAAAATGGATCCCTGGAAGGTGCCATCGGCGATGGCGGGCGAGCCGGTGGTGCTGTCGACGCCGATCACTTCGATGCTGCCCCAGTCGGTCGCAATGACGCCCGAGGAGGGCTGGAGCGGATCGACCAGCAAGCCGCCGAAATCTTCGGTCAGGAAGTCGCCGCTGACGATTGGGTCGCTCTCCCACAGGGCCCGGTCGCCGTAGTCAGTAAACTGCGCTTGGGCGGCCGCCGTCACGCCGGCCAGGGCCAGAACGCTCGTGATACCATACTTCATCTCTGATCCCCCTTCATTGGGTTGCATGCGTCTTGGAACTGCATGAATTCGAGTTTGTCCGAGGCTCGTACCGGACCTCAAAGTCTATTCGAGGACCCCACGAATTCACAACCAATTTCATCGCAACGATGGGAAAATCACCCCCGGGACATCCCAAGAAGCGGTATCACAACGCCCGATAGAGCCCATCGCGGGAGCCCCGCATGCTGAAGTCCGTCGTCATCGTCCTGGTAGTTCTGATAACCTTGGGCGTCGTCAGTGCCATCGGTTTGATGCAGGTCGGCGGCGTGGAAGGGTTGCGCACGCGTCTGACGCCTGCGGAAGAGCCCACGCGTGTCATCGTCGAGTCGGCCAGGCGCAGCGACCTGCGGCGCACCATCAACGCCCCGGGCGCCATCGAGCCCAAGCAACTCGTGCAGATTTCTGCTGAGGTCAGCGCGCGCATCGTGGCGTTGCCATTTGGCGAGGGCGACCCGGTGCGCGAGGGCGACATCATCTGCCGGCTCGACTCGATCGACCTGCAGGCCCGCCTGGACGCCGCCGAATCGAGGGTTCGTTCGCAGGAGAGCCAACTCGACGGCGCCCGAGCCGAGCTCGAACTGGCCCAGCTCGAGCTGGGGCGCTTGCAGGAACTGCTGGACACAAAGGACATCGCCAAAGCGGAGTTCGACGCCGCGAACACGCGCGTGCTTCAGGCGCGCAGCAGCGTGGCGGTGATCGAGGCGGGCATCGAAGCCGCCCGGGCCGACGTGCGCGCCGCCAAGCGCGACCTGGAGAACGCCGTCATCGCCAGCCCGATCTCGGGCCGCATCGTCAACCTCCCTGTCGAGGTGGGCGAGACCGTGCTGGGCACGTTCCAGAACCAAGGCTCGCTCATCATGGAAATCGCCGACCTGGGCACGATGCTCATGCAGGCGCGCATCGACGAAACCAGCGTCGGCCTCGTCGCCGAGGGACAGAGCGCCGATGTGCGGCTGCTGGCGTACGGCGATCGAGTCTTCGAGGGCGTGGTCGAGCGTGTGGGCCTGCAGCGTCGCGTGTTCACCGACGGCACCAGCTACGTGCAGGCGGAAATCCTGGTCGAACAGGCCGAGGGCGATCTGCTGCGGACCGGCCTGACCGCCAACGCCGATATTCACGTCGAGACCGTGCGTGACGCGATCGTGGTGCCCAGCCAGTCGGTGCTCGATCGCCGCGTGGAGAACCTTCCCGACAATGTCAGGGCCTCGCCGCTGGTCGATCGCCTTCGGACCTTCACGACCGTCGTGTACGTTTTGGATGGCGGGGTTGCCCGGGCCCGCCCGGTTCGCACGGGCGTGAGCGACCTGACCGACACGGTGGTGCTCGAGGGTCTGCAAGCCGGGGATCCCGTCATCACCGGCCCGTTCCGCGTGCTACGCGACCTCGAAGACGGCGATGCGGTCACCCGCGATGACGCCGATGCGCAAGACGTTGCCGAGACACCGGGGTCCACGCCCGAACAAGGAGCCGGCGATGCCCCGACGAGGACGGGCTGATCCCGAAGCCCCGGCCATCCGGGTCACGGGGCTCGAGAAGGTCTACAAGATGGGCGTCGAACGCGTCCGCGCGCTCGACGGCGTCGACCTGACCATCAACGCCGGTGAGTTCGTCGCCATCATGGGCGCGTCGGGCTCGGGCAAGAGCACGCTGATGAACATGCTCGGTTGCCTGGACCGCCCCACTGCCGGCGAGTACGAGCTGGCCGGCATTCCGACGCGAAAGATGAGCGCGACGCGGCTGGCCAAGGTTCGCAACGAGCGCATCGGATTCATCTTCCAGACGTTCGAGCTCCTGCCGCGTGCCTCGGCCATCCAGAACGTCATGTTGCCGATGATCTACAGCAAGAAGCACGCCTTCGGCGCCCGCGGGCGCGCCAAGGCGGCGCTGCGAAAGGTCGGACTGGGCGACCGCATGCGGCATCGACCCAATCAGCTCTCGGGCGGGCAGCGTCAGCGCGTCGCCGTGGCCCGCGCCCTGGTGAATGATCCGGCGATCCTGCTGGCCGACGAGCCGACCGGCAATCTCGACTCGCACACGACGACCGAAATCATCCGACTGTTCACCGACCTTCACAAGGAAGGGCAGACCATCGTCATCGTGACGCACGAAGAAGAGGTCGCCGGATATGCCGATCGGATCGTTCGGCTCCGCGATGGCCGCGTGTTCAGCGACATGTCAACGGCCGATGATCCGCTCCACACGGCCTACCTGCAGTCCATCGCGACGACGGCGGCCCGTCGGGCCCAGACCAGCGAAGCACAGGGAGCCCCGGCATGATCATCGTGCGTTTGCTCATGCAGACCGTGGTGCTGGCCATGGGCCAGATCTGGGCCAACAAGGTGCGGTCGTTGCTGACCACGCTGGGCATCGTCATCGGCGTGGCGGCCGTGGTGGCGACCGTCGCGGCCATCGAGGGCTTGCGCGGGTTCGTTCTGGCCGAGTTCGAGACTTTTGGCGCCACGAAGGTCTACATCGACGGCGACGTTCCCCAGAGCAAGCGGGCGGTCATGAGCTGGCGAGACGCCGCCCTCACGACCGACGAACTCGATGCCATCGTCGAACATGCGCCCTCCATCACCGCCATCACGCCGCACTGGTTTGCCTCGGCCCGCGTCGAGTACGGACAGTCGGCGATCGAGAGCGGCCGCGTCGTCGGCATCCGACCTCCATGGCATGAAATCGAGAATCGCCAGGTGCTTGAGGGCCGACCGTTCAATCAATTAGATGAAGAGCAGCGGCGGTACGCCCTGCTCATCAACGAGCGGGCAATCGAAGAACTCAACCTGC
This portion of the Phycisphaerales bacterium genome encodes:
- a CDS encoding EF-hand domain-containing protein, with translation MKYGITSVLALAGVTAAAQAQFTDYGDRALWESDPIVSGDFLTEDFGGLLVDPLQPSSGVIATDWGSIEVIGVDSTTGSPAIADGTFQGSIFPATGHVEYVFTFDSPIQAFGWETFGAASGIGIAIETDQGVADVFDYATGFDDTFLGFTSSEPVSEVRIIASPSYGGTAVGEIFDADDMVFAGGEPCRADFDGDGQLTIFDFLAFQNAFDAGDPLADFDGDGSLTLFDFLAFQNEFDAGCE
- a CDS encoding superoxide dismutase; this encodes MAYTLPDLPYPKNALEPHIDAKTMEIHHGKHHQGYVDKVNKALEGSPMASKPIEEVLRNINDVPQEKRQAVINNGGGHANHSLFWQVMSPDGGGSPQGDLAKAIESDLGGFDKFKQDFADAAAGRFGSGWAWLVVDGGGKLQVTSTPNQDSPLMDGHTPILGIDVWEHAYYLNYQNRRPDYVKSWWNVVNWNKVGELYGKARG
- a CDS encoding sigma-70 family RNA polymerase sigma factor, yielding MRQNRGKGPSPLEQARRRQHAGIAGQGVVARGARRRLSPDDERLLDQIMAQEMDYIDSPAFYEDGAEGKIYEEAPEIQKPDTAWYHPVMDDLSATRTRTVKSSQQVILTAAEEKVLFHQFNYARHRVWMLQQEVWENPNRKPNPEQAEKILWWYRRADLIREQIAETNLALVLAMAKRTRMSEVDFADLVSEGNMALLRAVDKFDAGRGYKFSTYACRAILKAFSRQGMKLSKYRQRFPTDFDPKLEKSNFLETKRADFERDAAEEVKRIVMDNRADLTDVERTVIEHRFGLESGEEKPMTLEQVGQIIGVTKERVRQIQNKAMEKLRVELEANFLGVNQEEEEQNAEAGEVAPTA
- a CDS encoding PilT/PilU family type 4a pilus ATPase, whose translation is MSSAHTAVQGDETEGHTAPIADIFGGQRDPHATRLGEFLKACIKFGASDLIIKTDQPPKLRMRGALKPLDTKPVTAEDWAEIIKVTLDEDQLKDLAHYGSVDFAYDYDESARFRMNLFKARGHISLAARLITSNILPFEKLHLPEVMGQIALQPQGIVLLSGVTGSGKSTTIASMIDYVNQRKPIHIVTIEDPIEYIFHDKKATINQREIGIDVLDFKIALKALVRENPDTVLIGEMRDKDTFEAALNAAETGHLVYGTIHASSTTQTFSRIYGLFETEEVEGIRRMLAYQMRAFVYQKLLPTLHENIPRIPAIEILINDTVVQKHILEEREGELREYLNSIEAQQQGMVDFNAWLVKLIEEEYIHQRIAMESSPNKDDLQMRLKKFGGASQKR
- a CDS encoding ATPase, T2SS/T4P/T4SS family — protein: MDLTQLLLTPAPSAVLADATAFVLASWWKALIFVAMFAVWGWFVSSVADKHAARFYLPREKWNLAYMVTALLAIAVIVLNPLTGIVAFLAAVPVVALLLAVPPFMYVQSANKDERVPEEHKLTMNIASWMEARKEAREARKVTGVQLSIVKPDGVSMEAPEEGTNEMVVRAAAEKLYIDGVAARAHKIELLPAGDKGYVVAHTVDGLRSVVGEPMAPQDAMRVIAFWQSASGLEPGERRRQVGEPDISKGGERHHLRIITSGGQQGLKLTMVVDPAKSVRRKGENLGLLPQQRELLQKLVDDGTGVVLLAAPKGMGRTTLLYSVLKMHDAYTSNIQTIELEQQDTLEGIRQNDWSPTGGGPDHATLLRSILRRDPSVVGVAELVDEATAVESAKGDLDHTRVYLSIPAENALQAVEIYRRALHDNALAAKALRGVLAGKLVRALAKSSREAYVPSPDMLKKLGLSPEKVKTLYRHRTHVEVNKKMVPCPESGGTGFVGQIGVFELFEIGSEEKAAIEQGDMNALATAFRKQGVPTIQQAAIIRAVEGETSVDEVIRVTVGSSKSKSASSPKPAAAAGA
- a CDS encoding CvpA family protein — translated: MLFTVFALAAVLIFTWVWVIRGFFSAFLHLLCVLAAGAVAFAVYEPLTMLVLSQAPSRGIGTILRDTAHGVSLGLSFAISLALFRVVVDKIVPNNLKFHENVEYVGAGVCGLGTGVITVGFILMSLSMMRFGPDKPVQGLVFTQEGGGARGSVVRNSSPFRPYVDEWTAELYSWMSRGSLATSQPLAKWHPGFHEMGSAMRTTFAGQSRNASRPEEFKVIQWYALGDIDRGGSIQELMRDRWQNVQQRVIGLDGEEISNGYVAGVVVEFDALARELGGGAKIVLGNAQVRLVAEQGDTGYTRAFHPSAVISQADAEEPTLARFRFDADETFIASVGGGAKAIMAFDFALPRGYRPIAIYIRGARQQLEKQPDMTFSTTTARDDAVPTFEYGGVDLADMDASMAVRLETMRGREELDPSEYYMYLQNTLPGRLLIKKGTERGLEVFKGDSDRYYTIVGGIEQYTSNSLRGQFIDPALRVGGFAQSRDVRIVQVDVGRDSPLALNGPVFQNLDGNQAPMLVDDQGQLYPPVGYICIEDANTYIGFTPGQPITDLSRLPFTVSQSRAVQETYFIYRVSGGVNIQAMVAGNMVVATWEPGVEVAVGTR